From the genome of Triticum aestivum cultivar Chinese Spring chromosome 1A, IWGSC CS RefSeq v2.1, whole genome shotgun sequence:
CCAAATCATTATCTATGGACTGACCTAAGAAAAATTTAGACAAATAAGATGCCTCTATTATGATGGAGACTCCATATATGAAGTGCGGCTTGCAGCAGCTCTTAAGAATGAACTAAACACTTCTAATAGTAATAGGTAGGAAGTGCGGCTCGCCGGGTGCAGCCATATCCAACTTGATAACAAAGCGTAGGATAAATATCCACAAATAGGAGACACACCTTGCATGTGCGGTGCTCAACCCATCGCCTAAGCGTGTAACGAAAAATATATTGTTGCGAGAATATAGGTTACACAAAATATATATTATTGCAAGGATATAGGATGAGTTTAACGCATAGAAGAATGAAAATTGTTTCTAAAGATAACATAGTTGTGTCCCACACATGTCGTACCAAATGCTAAGCAACATTTTGTCACCAAAAGACAACACAGGAATTGCGGCTTTGCCTCACCCCACCTgccccaaccatatccaacccgcTAAGACAAGTAGTTTATATTCCATAGATCTATGGAATCAAAAGGTGACATCCATTACATGCCGATCGTAAGAAATGTAACAATGAAAACCTAAATAAGAGCTTATTCATAAGAAGCCAAAAATAATACCATTGTGAACCATAGCTGAAAAGGCACTTTGACCTTGTCTTCCTACATCAGGCAATGAATCAAATTATACTCTCTATGATCGCAATTTTTTTGCTCACAACTTTTAAAGAGTGTACTGAGCAGGCAACAGACATTTAGTTATATTAGGTTCTGAATATTGTTCCATGCAAACTGATCCTTTCAAGTCTGCAACTGGACAAACTTTTGTGCAAAACTCGAAAAAATGGTGAAGAACACAACATGAACAATGCATAAAGCAGCTCCTAGCTTCAGCCAGGACCCGACACTGCCAGTTGATACACAGACAACATCAAACTCTACTTCAACATGAACAATGCATAAATCATTTCAACGAAAATAAGAAATCTGCTATAGGCATCAAATTATCATGTCATTGGCATCTCACGAAGACATGGCATCTCTCCTTTCAGCCCACAAGAAAATCAAGATTGAGAGATAGACAGACTTGTGGGTCATTGGCAGTCACTTTGACGAATTTCTTCATGGAAGCTATCATCCGTCTCTTTGATGTCGCGAAGGTTGTGCCTCTCCCGCCAACCACCAAGTGGCGGCAGCCTAAGTCAGGATCATAGCGGGAAGAGAAATCGGGAACTAATAAAGAGAACAGGAGTACTAATTAAGCACATATTTTCATGTAGAAAACGATTCTAGATTTATTAAATTAACAACTTACCGGTCCCTAAAGGTCAAGGTGGACGCATGGAAACACATCCCTTACAACAACTCTGTCCTGATACAGAAAAAATCACCACTATGAAGACAGAAGCAATAAAAAAATAGCAGTATCCATTATAAAAGAAGAAAACTTGGTCATGTATGCACTGCTGCTATTGTCACAAATAAAGAGAATGTCATATTCAAAATGAGGGTAAAAGTATTACTGATTTAGTTCCTAATTCTATATAGTAATCAAAATTCTTAGAAAGATGCGGACTACTTGGCATTTTAGGAATTGGCCACTTGAAATAAACCGACAGGGGCTCGGGCATTGGTTCTCGGACATTATTTTTACATATAACTTTTTAGCAAAATCAAGATATCATCAACCATTACTCCACTAAACAGATAGGGTAGTCACCTTTATGACAGATTGTGGTAGCTTATTTCAGTGTGTCAACAAATTACAGTTTCATATGTAGGGAGTGGGTCAATTCAAGTCCATAGCAAGCAGTCACATGGCTGATTTAGAAAAACATAATTATAGAATCTGTATGGATCAAGTATACACAATCCACCAGTCCAATCTATGGTATATTTATCCAGCGACGGGCCTGCCAAAATGCTCACAGTCTATATAAATATATCAGCCATCAGTGGAAGTAGTTCACAACAAACTACAAGCATTGATCCTAGAACTATACTTGGCCAGTATGACTAAAAGTTCGTCTATCAATGCAAAAAAAAAACACATTTGTAGATCAGCAAACAAATCTTTGAGATTTCTTGAGCATCCGCAAGCTCATAATTAGGCTGTCCGGGAAGTTAAATAGGCAAATGTAcaacaataatcatggaaaaacaAAAGGTCACCTAAGAATTTCTTTAGCATCCGCAAGCTCATGGCCAAACCGCACATAAGAGAACCCTGGCTCATGCATAGAATAAAAGAAGACACCTACATGTAAAAAACCACCTTTGTGTGATTAAGAACATCCAAGTTTCTTTCTGTGCGTGCAAGATATTTGTGATTGCATAACTCAAGGAGGTTTAAATCCTGAAACAGAGCAATTCAAGTCTGAGCTTTCTAAAATGCAGGTAGGAAATATCTTGCAATGCATAAACACATAGAAAGAAATTTTGTTTCAGGATTTAAACCTTCTTGAGTTATGCAATCACAAAGACTTGCAATCCATAAAGTTTTCTGCAAATACTTTAGTTATGCAATCCATAGACGCATAGATAGAGCAATCCATAAACCTTCTTTAGTTATGACATTCCTGGATCCAGCCAGGGGTGTGTTGGGTTCTCCTGCAGCCCAATAGGAACAAGAAACAAAGCAACACGGCATGAGGAAACAACATCCACAGCTCCAGAATCGAATCAAACAGAGAGGGGAGGGGAGTGGGGCGCACCTTGACCTTGACTACTCCATGGTTGGGCCTCGTCCTCCTCACTCTACATCGAGTCAAGTTGCTGCGTGCGTGAGGCAGGCAAGGAGAGaatggaagaagaagaagtccaagaggaGAGGATAAGGGGGCTGACCTTGATGGCGTCGGAGGAGCCTTGATGGCGAGGGAGCCACGGGGAGGGTCGCCGATGCTGGAGGAGACGCGAACACAGGAACCCTAGACAGGGGGGAGCGATGCCCTGGCGCTCCTCCCGGGGATGGCGACGACGGCAGTGAGTAGTGGCAGCGGCGAGGCCGGCGACGAAAGAGGAACTGAGGTCCTGGCTCAGACAACGAGGAGAAGGAGACAGCAAAGGCGCATGCGGCGCCGTCGGCAAGTGGGGTGGAGAGTGCGAGAGGGCGACGGCTAGGGTTCCTGCGCGGGAGGAATGGGAGCAGGGAGCAGGTCGTCGCTCTCCCTCACCAGGAGTCAAGTCATGTTGACCTAAGACGTGAAAAGACCAAAATGCCCATGGGGGCACCGAGATAACTGGCGGTGGCACACCAAAGGACGCACTATTCACATTGTAGCAGTGTCCAGCCTCGATCCGACGACCCAGATCATTTTGTCTGAGATCCAACGGCCCAAATCGTTTCGTTTGCAGATCCGGCAGACAGGATCATTTTGAAAACGCAATCCGACAGCCAAAAATCCAATGCCCTGAGGAGGCTTCAATTTACCTTGGACTCTAACAATGGGATGGGAGCAGCGGCGAATCCAAGGGGCAGGCTTGGATGGGCTCAAGTCTGCCCTCCGAAATTAAAATCCAGCCTATTCCAGCCCATCTCAGCCCAGTTTTAGCCCATCATAACCCAGTTTCAACCTGTGTAATGAAGTTGAGCCTGCCCTTCAAATTCATCCTAGATTCGCTACTGGAtgggagagagatggagagagaaatGTACTGGTAGCAGTGAGTTTTTCTGTTATTGCGAGGCGGCTCGATGGGTCAATTAGTTTAGGTCACGCCATTCAAGGATAGATCTTGCAGGAAGCCAGTGGCAAAGTCCACCACATGTTGCTCTGCCAAGTCTTGTCGCAGGCCGGCGAGCGTAACGTACTACAGAAATCAGGTGGATTCTTTTTTTTTTTGTTCCTGACCACGAAACCAGTCTAGCCTGCACAAAATCACATCGACTTCGATGGAGCTGGTTTCGATCCCGGGGTACGCCCAACCCAGCCATCATCATTTTTCAAAACAATCCCGCAGTCGAGCACCTGATGTGCCCCAACCCCACTCTGAAGGCTGAAGCTACCAACGGACGGGCATGTGGAGAGCAGATCTTTTGGCCAGATTAACCAGCCCGAGAGATTCTTCAAAATTTCCAGTGATAAAGAAACGGGAACGGATCATTGGGGTGGTCGAGCAAATATCGGCGTTGCATAAGTACGGCGAGAAGCCGTAACCTCGCTGTCCCAAAGAGCTGACAGAAATCTACGATGGAGCTATGTCTAATCCCAAGACTGGTTTTCTGCTTCACGTATCACATGTGCTAACCCGATCGACTGCATCTTGAAAGGCGCCGTGCTTCGCGGAATGAGAGAGTGAGAGACAGAAATGTACCGCAGCAGTAAAAAAGAAGAAGTAATTTCAGCAGTAAGTTTTTTCTGTTCTTGCGATCGGTCAATTAGTTTAGTTCACATGATACGAGGATAGATCTCGCAAAAAGTCAATGGCAAAATCCACGACATGTTGCTCTGATAAGTATTATCAGAGGCCGGTGAGCGGAACGTACAACAGAATTACAGAAATCAGGAAGATTCTCTGTTTTTCTCTCACGAAACCAACCTCGTTGCTCCTGCACATATTCACGTCCACTTCGATCGAGCTGGTTTCGATCCCGGGGTACACCCAACCCAACCATCATCATTTTTCAAAAAATCCCGCGCGCAGTTTGATCGGACAATAAGCTGAAGGACGCCAAGcaccttttttttttgcggggagaagGACACCAAGCACCTGATGACCTATATTTTCCGAGCAATGCTACATCAACGGACTTTCACGGGCTAATTACGGGGTGAATTTGACATGGCCTTGCGAGAGCAGATCTTTCGGGCAGATTAATCAGCCCGAGAGATTCTTGAAATTTCCATGGATAAAGAAACGGAAGCGAATCATTGGGGCGGTCGAGCAAGGCAAGGCAGGCACGGCCAAGTTGATGAGCGGTAGCTGAGTAGCAGCTCCATCCTGCTCCAGCGAGCAACTGTAGGCTCATCATCACAGACAGTTTCGATGCAGATCACGGGTCTCTTTTTGTGTCTTTTCTTTTCCGGGGAAGCAGCTGGGCTACACTCTACAGCTGCTTCCGCGTCGCCGCTCTCGATCGGCGCACACGCGGACACACATTTCTGTCGGTAGAACGAACGGAGCTGCTGGCGGAGCTGCCAGACGATAGAATCTAGCCATGTTCAGTCAGTGCGCTCCCTTTTCTTCTTCAGGTTTGCCCTCCGCTGGCGATTTCAGATCGTGCGAACAATTTCATAGCAAGAGACCGCAAACATGTTAGCaataggagcagcagcagcagtccatGTGAATGACACAGTGTGATCCATGTGAGTGACACAGTGTGATCCCTGCACCTGCAGCGGCCCTCTTTCACCCCGAACGAGCATTTCTTCACATGCCATTTTGTCACGGAAACAAAAACTGCCCAGACTGTCCTGCAGTGCCCGCCCCATCACGCACCACCACACCTGCAACCAAAGGCTGCAGCAGATTGGATTCAGCGCCAGCATCTGAAGACACCCTTTTAAATTGGTTCGCTTACCTTTCCTAAAGAGAGGATCAACTTGAAGCTCATCTGGCATGTGTACTTCATAATTATTTGCCATCAACATTCAAAAAAGAAATTTACTTGCCAAAGTCGCTCTGCATCTGAACGATTCTGCAGCTGAGCTGAGCTGAGCTGAGGCCTCTGGTTAATTAATCTCAGGATCGCACGGCCAAGTTGGCCTTAATCTTCTCCCCAATCCATGCGCCCCCACTAGCACCGTGTCGGTAGCCATATCACCCGGCGGTCATGGTCAACACTAACTAGCCAGTCCGTTACCATCCTCCCTTCCCATCTCGCCTCCTCCCTCACACAGCTCCATCCCCATCCCAATCCCCAGTTATATATCACATCACCTTCCCCTGCTTTCAGCACTCCACACTCTCGCCAAGCCACACAGCCAGCCAGCGCCTCCATCTAGCACCACTCCTCCAGCAATGACGTCGTCCAGGAGAGCCCTCatcctgctggcggtgctgctggcGGCGGTGCCGGCGGCGCTGAGCCAGAAGTCGACGGCCCCGGCGCCCGAGGCGCCCGAGACGCCGGACGCGCCTGCGGCGGGGACGCCGCCCAAGGCGTCCGCGGCGCCGAACGTGACGGCGGTGCTGGAGAAGAACGGGCAGTACACCAAGTTCATCCGGCTGATGGCGTCGACGCAGCAGGACACGCAGCTGAACGCGCAGGCCAACGACTCCGACACGGGCTTCACGGTGTTCGCCCCCACCGACAACGCCTTCAACAGCCTCAAGCCGGGCACCCTCAACTCGCTCTCGCAGCAGGACCAGGTGACGCTGGTGCAGGCCCACATCATCCCCACCTTCTACTCCATGGAGTCCTTCGAGACCGCCAGCAACCCCGTCCGCACCCAGGCCTCCGGCACCGACGGGCCCTGCACCGTCAACGTCACCGCCACCAGCAACAGCGCCGTCAACGTCTCCACGGGGATCGTCCACACCACCGTCGGCACCGCGCTGCGCGCCACCAGGCCGCTCGCCGTCTACTCCGTCGACAAGGTGCTGCTGCCCATGGACCTCTTCGGCCCCAAGCCCCCGGCGTCCGCGCCGCCGGCCCCCGGCAAGAAGCCCTCGTCGGCCAAGGGGGCAGCCAAGGCGCCCTCgggcgacgacgaggacgaggaagatgccccgcccgccggtgccgccaccgccgtcggcgcCGGATGGAGGAGCCTGGTCGCCGTGGTGGCAGCCGCCACCGCCGCGTGCCTCTTGTAAGAAGAAGATCATGGTTCATGAGACCGACAGATCGATGGAGACTAGCTGCGTGCGTGCATGTTGTGCATGGATTTGGATAGCTTACGAGTAGTTCTTGGTGGCTGCTGcttctcttctttcttttgttaAATGTTCAGTTTTGctgctctttttcttcttctcttgttattgaaccggcGAGAAAGTTTGGGCTAAAATGTGACGAAATGTTTCACTGTTGAATCAAGCCGTCGTTGGGTGATTAAATTCTACTAGCACTGCATTTTATCTTCAGCTATTTAGCCGTTATTAAGTTATCTTCTAGAGAGACTTACATGTACACTGAATGTCTGAATCGGGTTGTCGGTGGTGAAAACGAACACTTAATACTCCCACGGGGCAACATTTTTCTGTTGTTGGAAAAGTGAAGCCACAAGTAGATCTTCCATCGATCTGAAAGACTGTAAATGAAAATGAGATTTGGTGCTGCTATTTTTTTTAGAGAGAATAAACCTTTTTAGGGCAACTTGGTGTCAGTAGTTGTTTTTTCAGAGCAACTTGGTGTCAGTAGCTGACTGTATCGATCTGACTATTTATTTATCAATCTAGatactcttttttttttgagaatatcAATCTAGATAGTCCAGCAGGACTAGACAAACTAAGGTGGATCAGAAGATGGGCTTGGTCTGGGCCCTGTCTTATGGTGGTTGGATCCTGTGTTTGTTTGTGGCCAATGAATACGATCACGGGCTAGCTCTCTTCTTACTTTTTTTGGGGAAATAACGGCTAGCTCAGTCAGGCCTCCTAGTGTAAATGCAGCTACAGTACAGAGCTGTAAAGAAGGGTGGGCTTCCACTGAATAGATGGACACACCTGAAGAGGGCATGTTTTCCTTAAAAAAAGAGGGGGAAAAAATCTAAGAACATGTACAATGGTACTATCTTGGGAGTGACACACAGGGAAAATATTGAGGTGGAgaagagagaaatcataagaaaatATGTGTCTTCTTTATTTAAGAGATGATcgcttagcacaatatgtctcaccacgtttttaggaattggtagttattgaagataagactaaAAGATAATCCCTTGTAGACATGTTTTTATTACCATTTGTAGATTACATGCAAGGTTTAGGACAGGACTGTTTTATCAACCACTCTACATGCCCTAACAAAAAACTAAATTGACGGTCCAAATTTTCCATCAAataaatcaacccccaccccaccaaACACACTCTCTGACTTTGCCGTCCTTCATGGCGTCGGGTGGCTGTGGGGGAGCTTCGATCTAGGTTTGAGTGGTATAAATAGGTACATTAGGTTATCTAAGGAAGGGAGTTGAGACTGTGACGACATCCTCTCTGACGAGAAGTCCTCTCCGTTTCGGCAGTGTACCTTATGCAATACACGCATGGAGATTGTCCTTACTGGTTGGATCTTCAATTTGACAGTGTGATGTGTTGGTTTTCCTTTCAAACGGAGTTTCTACCGATTTGGAAGGAGGTGCATGTGTTCCTTCGCAAGACCGGGATAGTTATTCTTCTTTCTCAATGGCAGCGACCGACGGCTTCCTTCCTCGTTACAGCAAGGTGTGCTCATTGACATCAGAATCGAACAACCCgggttgttcatgtgtttcaaaaaCTGCACTTGGGCCTCGTCTAGCGCTGATGCGTACTTTCTACATCAACTTTCTTTTCAGTGTGTGCTAGCGTCGCCGGAGCCTACCTGTGTGTGAGGGGGTTTTGTTTTTCTGTCTTGCAGGGTCTTCTTCGTAGAGCTGCACCTTTGCACCAACATGACTGAAGATCTACTAAAAACATCGAAGATGCACGTGGCCAAATTATTACGAACAAAGAAAAACAACGACCAATAGAACAACTGTAGCAAACAATGGCAACAATCATAAATAATAGCAACCCCAAATAACAACATGGATGCTCCAAAAACGATGCCCGCAGAAAGGGAACAACATAAGAGCATTATCCTCGCTGGACCCAACCACAAAGACCAGATTCTGAGTTTTCACTTGAGCGAGGAGTCTAGGTAAACTCGCCTTCAACAAGGAAAGTTTTATGAACAATGTCATTCTCAGGTTTAACCCATAAAGGTGGGATCTAGAGTTTTCACCCCTGAAACACGAGCCCCTACACTAAGAAAGCACCACATATCCAGCATCGCCCTGTGTTGTCACCATCCCGTTGTTCCATCATCGCACAACCGCTTAGACACACGGTCCTCGTGTTCCTAGCCATACAATTACAACCATACACGTGTAGCACATGCTTTCGAGCAGCACGTGTCATCCGCCATATTTACCGATCCCATGTTGACGAGAGTCCATAACGTCCACACAACCAATTTAGGCCAGTCACATGGGGCACTTCGACAATGGGGAAACCCACACATCAAGCAGAAGGTGAGTTGTCCGATCGTCTGCTGCAGACACCATCTTGGGCCATGTTGGCACTACAAACCTCTGTACCGAGTGGGAAACATCCAATCACCAAAGAGCACCGCCAAGATTCTTCCAATACGAAGGCTAAAAACCCGCCAACCTTATTCCAAGCCTCTGGTCGTGTTGCCGGGAGCAAAATAACTGAGGTGCGCATAACTACACTAGTTCGGAAATCGCTTCCGTGCATGGATCAAGAAGATGCTCAACCGTCGTCACCATCAGGAACTGGAACCATAAAGCTCACTGTCGTCGCAAAATGACGGATCGGAAAGCCTCTGCTACAAATCATCGTCGTTGATGCCATGATCGGCCACCTCGCAGCCGTTGCAGCAAGGCTAAGCTGAGAGGTCCCGGGGAGGCCACCCCGGTATCCGATCTCCGCTGACGCACACGCCGTCCATGGCCGCTGCAAAGCTTTAGTTGTGAGGACACTTGTAACACAAGGAGATGAGCCTTCCACCGTCGTCTGCCAGCCTTGCATGACTTCCTCTTGCGGCGGCAAGATGGGTACTGTGTCTGTGATGACCTTACTAGGTAAGGATCACAATCACTAGATAAATCACTCCGAATTCGAATTTTATTACAGAGATGGAGTTTACGTGAGGTAGAAGAAAGAAATGGGGAATGGGGAATTAGACTGAGCGACTATCCTGTTACAGATTCGCTGTCTTGCTCGACTGAACCCTGGTCTATAAGTACACACCGCTCGCGCGACCACGGCCCGCTGACCATTACACCCCACACGGCCCAACGCCCAGAACTAGAATACTAA
Proteins encoded in this window:
- the LOC123068205 gene encoding fasciclin-like arabinogalactan protein 6 encodes the protein MTSSRRALILLAVLLAAVPAALSQKSTAPAPEAPETPDAPAAGTPPKASAAPNVTAVLEKNGQYTKFIRLMASTQQDTQLNAQANDSDTGFTVFAPTDNAFNSLKPGTLNSLSQQDQVTLVQAHIIPTFYSMESFETASNPVRTQASGTDGPCTVNVTATSNSAVNVSTGIVHTTVGTALRATRPLAVYSVDKVLLPMDLFGPKPPASAPPAPGKKPSSAKGAAKAPSGDDEDEEDAPPAGAATAVGAGWRSLVAVVAAATAACLL